One segment of Mycoplasmopsis glycophila DNA contains the following:
- a CDS encoding ABC transporter ATP-binding protein, with amino-acid sequence MKKQTILGLTKNYRIDSFFSIFFVLIEIACVIFIPKLTQWLIDFGIKEQNTNNIYLYSGIILILGIVSLTSGMLSGFFASRATAGLGKNIRYAMFEKISNYSFENYDKYSKGSLIVRLTNDITNVQNAYMMSIRALIRAPFLMTGAIIMAFTTNFMLAWILVAAVVILSIIVGIIMLIAFPRFYKMLRSYDEINNKIKENISGIRTIKTFVTENKEIQEFKEKTEKVRKLGIAAEKLVALNSPLMLGTVFISLFSIMLVSANLIGKYHDVSSISTGTITAFVNYMFQVLISLMIASMVLVTITIAQASIKRIKEILNEVPSIQNPKNPIYEINNSTIEFENVNFMYKNNKRNTLKKINLTILPKQTIGIIGSTGSGKSTLVNLLPRLYDVTEGELKIGGINVKDYDLKTLRESIAIVLQKNILFSGTIRENIRWGKENATDEEIIEALKKASAYDFVFDKNGLDTVVEEGGANFSGGQKQRLSIARALIKKPEILILDDSTSAVDNKTDAKIRDALNNELKDTTKIIIAQRVSSIENADRIIILENGRVTAFDNHKNLLATNEFYKNLYEAQLKDKDEIE; translated from the coding sequence TTGAAAAAACAAACGATCCTAGGTTTAACCAAAAATTATCGAATTGATTCATTTTTTTCGATATTTTTTGTTTTAATAGAAATTGCTTGTGTTATTTTTATTCCAAAACTAACTCAGTGATTAATCGACTTTGGAATTAAAGAACAAAATACAAATAATATTTACTTATATTCAGGAATTATTTTAATTCTTGGTATTGTATCGCTCACATCAGGAATGTTGAGTGGGTTTTTTGCGTCAAGAGCAACAGCTGGATTAGGAAAGAATATTAGATACGCAATGTTTGAAAAAATTAGTAACTATTCTTTTGAAAATTATGATAAATATTCAAAAGGTTCGCTCATTGTGAGATTAACTAATGATATAACTAATGTTCAAAACGCTTACATGATGTCAATTAGAGCTTTAATTAGAGCGCCTTTCTTAATGACTGGTGCAATAATTATGGCATTTACAACTAATTTTATGTTAGCTTGAATCTTGGTTGCTGCTGTGGTTATTTTATCTATTATTGTCGGAATTATAATGTTAATAGCTTTTCCAAGATTTTATAAAATGCTTCGTAGCTATGACGAAATTAACAACAAAATCAAAGAAAACATTAGTGGAATTCGTACAATCAAAACATTTGTAACTGAAAATAAAGAAATCCAAGAATTCAAAGAAAAAACCGAAAAAGTTCGTAAATTAGGAATTGCAGCTGAAAAGTTAGTTGCACTCAACTCACCTTTAATGCTTGGTACTGTGTTTATTTCTTTATTCTCAATTATGCTTGTTTCAGCTAATTTAATTGGTAAATACCACGATGTGTCAAGTATTTCAACAGGTACTATTACAGCTTTTGTTAACTATATGTTTCAAGTTTTAATTTCATTAATGATCGCTTCTATGGTACTTGTGACAATTACAATTGCACAAGCTTCAATTAAAAGGATTAAAGAAATACTAAATGAAGTACCTTCAATTCAAAATCCTAAAAATCCTATTTATGAAATTAACAATTCAACAATTGAATTTGAAAATGTTAATTTTATGTACAAAAATAACAAAAGAAATACTCTTAAGAAGATTAATTTAACAATTTTACCAAAACAAACAATTGGTATTATTGGGTCAACAGGTAGCGGGAAAAGCACACTTGTAAATTTACTTCCTCGTCTTTATGATGTAACTGAAGGTGAACTTAAAATTGGTGGAATTAATGTTAAAGACTATGATTTAAAAACACTTCGTGAATCTATCGCAATTGTCCTACAAAAAAATATTTTATTTTCAGGAACAATTCGTGAAAATATTCGTTGAGGAAAAGAAAACGCAACAGATGAAGAAATAATCGAAGCGCTTAAAAAAGCGAGCGCATATGACTTTGTTTTCGACAAAAATGGCCTTGATACAGTTGTAGAAGAAGGTGGAGCTAACTTTAGCGGAGGACAAAAACAACGTTTATCAATTGCACGTGCACTTATTAAAAAACCAGAAATTTTAATTTTAGATGATTCTACTAGTGCTGTTGATAATAAAACAGATGCAAAAATTAGAGATGCTTTAAATAACGAATTAAAAGATACAACAAAAATTATTATTGCACAAAGAGTAAGTTCGATCGAAAATGCTGATAGAATAATTATTCTTGAAAACGGAAGAGTAACTGCTTTTGACAATCATAAGAATTTACTTGCAACAAATGAATTTTATAAAAATTTATATGAGGCACAATTAAAGGACAAAGATGAAATCGAATAA
- a CDS encoding single-stranded DNA-binding protein yields MINSVILVGRLTATPTLATTSNGISYVRFSLAINRRGNSDVTDFINLVAWRNTADYISKYATKGALVAVEGELHSNTYTSATTNSTVRSFDVLVNNFRLLESRQASQNRNANYSNHNSENFATKGFTPNFQNHANQTSEIDFSSVRTSNSSTISSPILDDEVNPVATHDVDSLFDMDFSGAKIPDED; encoded by the coding sequence ATGATTAATTCAGTTATTTTAGTTGGAAGATTAACAGCAACCCCAACATTAGCCACAACATCTAATGGTATTTCTTATGTGAGATTTTCATTAGCCATCAATCGTCGTGGTAATTCAGATGTAACAGATTTTATAAATTTAGTTGCTTGAAGAAATACTGCAGATTATATTTCTAAATACGCAACCAAAGGTGCTTTAGTAGCTGTTGAAGGTGAACTTCACTCAAACACATATACATCAGCTACTACAAATTCTACAGTGAGAAGCTTCGATGTTTTAGTTAATAATTTTAGATTATTAGAATCAAGACAAGCATCACAAAACAGAAATGCAAATTATTCTAATCATAATTCAGAAAATTTTGCAACTAAAGGATTTACACCAAATTTCCAAAATCATGCGAACCAAACAAGTGAAATCGATTTTTCATCAGTTAGAACAAGTAATTCATCAACTATCAGTTCACCTATTTTAGATGATGAAGTTAACCCTGTTGCAACACACGATGTTGACTCATTATTTGATATGGACTTTAGTGGTGCAAAAATTCCAGATGAAGATTAA
- the rpsF gene encoding 30S ribosomal protein S6 has protein sequence MIKYEIMTIIDPKAQVSVYEELLKDVFKNGIKSVEKLENNELAYEINKSKHGIYVLAQIEAEGSSIAEFTRRANIIKEVWRTLVINLDSEKGLNSKGNRFSGKRKSNKFSKDSQAQGQKPAFKARPKTRKANESQE, from the coding sequence ATGATTAAATACGAAATTATGACAATCATTGATCCTAAAGCTCAAGTTTCTGTTTATGAAGAATTATTAAAAGATGTTTTCAAAAACGGAATCAAATCAGTTGAAAAGCTTGAAAACAATGAATTAGCATATGAAATCAACAAATCTAAACACGGAATTTATGTTTTAGCTCAAATAGAAGCAGAAGGTTCATCAATCGCTGAATTTACACGTAGAGCAAACATTATTAAAGAAGTTTGAAGAACATTAGTAATCAATTTAGATTCAGAAAAAGGTTTAAACTCAAAAGGAAACAGATTTTCAGGAAAAAGAAAATCAAATAAATTTTCAAAAGATTCACAAGCTCAAGGACAAAAACCTGCTTTCAAAGCACGTCCAAAAACAAGAAAAGCTAACGAATCTCAAGAATAA
- a CDS encoding ABC transporter ATP-binding protein, translating into MKSNNYKGKKAKFDKRTFKRLLKLIWENNRLTYSVVFLCIVLSTLIITISQAFIGTVLVNKYIDPYITEYKQNPNAIFDWKNFTFAMIFIGSLYVIGILANYIYSRLVVSITHKTIKKIRDDLYIHSQTLSLNFFDKNQKGDIISRFTNDIDSLREVLSQSIPQILNSIFQIIFSLVSMLILSWFLTIVMLILVFGMFLIAGQIAKKSGKYFISRQKSLGSLNGFINEMMDGVRVIKAYNHEKASLLNFKTKNDQMYNDDFKSKLIANILMPIMINMGTINFIVIAFTGGITLAYLGNNQSNALNVLSINLGVLVSFLLYARSFTNPISTVSQQANAIISGLAGAQRVFVILDEKPEEDNGTITLVKYEDLSKPALSKIDTKAAYYWQIPVKDDYIYQVAKGEFYFDNVSFGYNPEKLIIKDFTLRVPVGKKVALVGATGAGKTTIASLLNRFYETTKGTIYFDGIDIKQIKKADLRKAFGFVLQDTSLFSKNIKENIIYGLDEFASQEYEAAAKLANAHEFIEDMANGYETFLENSGENLSQGQKQLLSIARTAIINPLALILDEATSTIDTETERKIQEALDELLKNKSAFIIAHRLSTIKNCDIIVVMDQGQIIEQGSHKELLKNKKHYYKLYTGKIELE; encoded by the coding sequence ATGAAATCGAATAATTATAAAGGTAAAAAAGCTAAATTTGATAAACGTACTTTTAAACGTTTACTCAAGTTAATTTGAGAAAACAACAGATTAACATATAGTGTTGTATTTTTATGTATTGTGCTTTCAACTTTAATTATTACCATCTCACAAGCGTTTATTGGAACAGTTTTAGTTAATAAATATATTGACCCGTATATTACCGAATACAAACAAAATCCAAATGCTATTTTTGATTGAAAAAATTTCACTTTCGCAATGATTTTCATTGGTTCACTTTATGTAATTGGTATATTAGCTAATTATATTTATTCAAGATTGGTTGTTTCTATAACACATAAAACTATTAAGAAAATTCGAGATGATTTATACATTCACTCACAAACCTTGTCATTAAATTTCTTTGATAAAAATCAAAAAGGAGACATAATTTCAAGGTTTACTAATGATATTGACTCTTTAAGGGAGGTGCTTTCTCAAAGTATTCCTCAAATTTTAAACTCAATCTTCCAAATTATATTTTCACTTGTTTCGATGCTTATTTTAAGTTGATTTTTAACAATTGTTATGCTTATTCTAGTATTTGGAATGTTTTTAATTGCTGGTCAGATTGCTAAAAAATCAGGAAAATACTTTATCTCACGTCAAAAGTCATTAGGATCATTAAATGGTTTTATTAATGAAATGATGGATGGAGTAAGAGTTATTAAAGCATACAACCATGAAAAAGCTTCATTATTAAATTTTAAAACTAAAAACGATCAAATGTATAACGATGACTTTAAATCTAAATTAATTGCAAATATATTAATGCCTATTATGATTAACATGGGAACAATAAACTTTATTGTAATAGCATTTACAGGCGGGATTACACTTGCTTATTTAGGAAATAATCAATCCAATGCTCTGAATGTTTTATCAATTAACCTTGGAGTATTAGTTTCTTTTCTTCTATATGCACGTAGTTTTACAAACCCAATTTCAACAGTTTCACAACAAGCTAACGCAATTATTAGTGGTTTAGCAGGAGCACAACGTGTTTTTGTTATTTTAGATGAAAAGCCAGAAGAAGATAATGGAACAATTACTTTAGTAAAATATGAAGATTTATCAAAACCAGCCTTAAGTAAAATAGACACAAAGGCTGCTTATTACTGACAAATTCCAGTTAAAGATGATTATATTTATCAAGTTGCTAAAGGTGAATTTTACTTTGATAACGTTTCATTTGGATACAATCCTGAAAAATTAATTATCAAAGATTTTACTTTAAGAGTACCAGTTGGTAAGAAGGTTGCTTTAGTAGGAGCAACTGGTGCTGGAAAAACTACAATTGCAAGTTTATTAAATCGTTTTTATGAAACAACTAAAGGTACAATTTATTTTGATGGAATTGATATTAAACAAATCAAAAAAGCAGATTTGAGAAAAGCTTTCGGTTTTGTCCTGCAAGATACTTCTTTATTTTCAAAAAACATTAAAGAAAACATTATTTATGGTTTAGACGAATTTGCTAGCCAAGAATATGAAGCAGCAGCTAAATTAGCTAATGCTCATGAATTTATTGAAGATATGGCTAATGGCTATGAAACATTTTTAGAAAATTCAGGTGAAAATTTATCTCAAGGTCAAAAACAATTACTATCAATTGCTAGAACAGCAATTATTAATCCGCTTGCACTGATTTTAGATGAAGCCACAAGTACAATCGATACAGAAACAGAGCGTAAAATCCAAGAAGCGCTTGATGAACTACTTAAAAACAAGAGTGCTTTCATTATTGCTCACCGTTTAAGTACAATTAAAAATTGTGACATCATAGTAGTTATGGATCAAGGCCAAATTATTGAACAAGGAAGCCATAAAGAGCTTCTAAAAAACAAAAAACACTACTATAAACTTTACACAGGTAAGATTGAATTAGAATAA
- the topA gene encoding type I DNA topoisomerase, with translation MEKLVIVESPNKVETIKKYLGPDYLVLASVGHILKMKTTGIFGLGIDFENWEPEYSLDSTKRTVVKDIKAALKEVDHVYIATDPDREGEAIGSHLVEYFKIEDKYSRIKYNEITKEAILRSIERAGKLDQALVDAQKARRMLDRIIGFRLSSLMRGKLKNAPGTASAGRVQSIALKLVVDREEEIQKFIPERYSKLHAKLLDNDVLAYYYNAENPSDRKDWIFDEQLDKIKSDFEKMPKELLVDDVKITTRTIAAVLPFKQAVLYRKSPLSSQSTQSAAQKLYEGYGDGGLISYPRTDSTRLSQDFIDQAHKFIKDKWGQDYIASEIKGFSGDQDAHEAIRPTNVALSPESAKALYPEMSEAEYKIYKLIYETTLQALIKQPIREVKSYTYKAKEYIFKNTYSKVKFDGYYVVTGKQVDDLDPNYNLGQIVNVEEFVFEDHETKPAPRYNDGSLIEALDNIKVGRPSTFATTVKIIKERNFVNKVGNTLEPTEFGIIVIKNLIKAFPNIINEDYTAEVEEELDLISESEIAKNKVMIEFWNKFLEEFAQAEEKIEPYEFKLHEIDEPCPNDGGKLLVRNNKKGQQFVACGNFPKCKFTRSLTEEEIKFLNPSIESEEE, from the coding sequence ATGGAAAAATTAGTTATAGTTGAGTCACCAAATAAAGTTGAAACAATTAAAAAATATTTAGGTCCAGATTACCTAGTTCTTGCTAGTGTTGGACATATATTAAAAATGAAAACAACCGGAATCTTTGGTCTCGGAATAGACTTTGAAAATTGAGAACCTGAATATAGTCTAGATAGTACAAAAAGAACAGTTGTTAAAGATATCAAAGCTGCTTTAAAAGAAGTTGATCATGTTTATATCGCAACTGACCCTGATCGTGAAGGTGAAGCAATTGGAAGTCATTTAGTTGAATATTTCAAAATTGAAGATAAATATTCAAGAATTAAATATAACGAAATTACAAAAGAAGCAATCTTAAGATCAATCGAAAGAGCTGGAAAATTAGATCAAGCACTAGTAGATGCACAAAAAGCAAGAAGAATGCTTGATCGTATTATCGGGTTTAGATTAAGCTCATTGATGCGTGGAAAATTAAAAAATGCTCCTGGTACAGCTTCAGCTGGAAGGGTACAATCAATCGCTTTAAAATTGGTTGTTGATCGAGAAGAGGAAATTCAAAAATTTATACCAGAAAGATACTCAAAATTACATGCTAAATTATTAGATAATGATGTTTTAGCATATTATTATAATGCAGAAAATCCATCAGATAGAAAAGATTGAATTTTTGATGAACAATTAGACAAAATTAAATCAGATTTTGAAAAAATGCCAAAAGAATTGCTTGTCGATGATGTGAAAATTACAACAAGAACTATTGCGGCAGTTCTACCATTTAAACAAGCTGTTTTATATCGTAAAAGTCCACTCAGTTCACAAAGTACTCAATCTGCAGCTCAAAAACTCTATGAAGGTTATGGTGATGGCGGATTAATTAGTTACCCTAGAACTGACTCAACACGTTTAAGTCAAGATTTTATTGACCAAGCTCATAAGTTTATTAAAGATAAATGAGGTCAAGATTATATTGCAAGCGAAATAAAAGGTTTTAGTGGTGATCAAGATGCCCACGAAGCAATTCGTCCCACTAATGTTGCACTCAGCCCTGAAAGCGCAAAAGCTCTTTACCCTGAAATGAGTGAAGCAGAATATAAGATCTATAAATTAATTTACGAAACAACGCTACAAGCATTAATTAAACAACCGATTCGTGAAGTTAAATCTTATACATATAAAGCTAAAGAATATATTTTTAAGAATACTTATTCAAAAGTTAAATTCGATGGTTACTACGTAGTAACAGGAAAACAAGTTGATGATTTAGATCCTAACTATAATCTTGGTCAAATTGTTAACGTTGAAGAATTTGTGTTTGAAGATCACGAAACAAAACCTGCTCCAAGATATAATGACGGTTCTTTAATTGAGGCATTAGACAATATTAAAGTTGGTAGACCTTCAACTTTTGCTACAACTGTTAAAATAATTAAAGAAAGAAATTTTGTTAATAAAGTAGGAAATACGCTAGAACCAACAGAATTTGGAATAATTGTAATCAAAAATTTAATTAAAGCGTTCCCTAATATTATTAATGAAGACTATACTGCTGAAGTTGAAGAAGAACTTGATTTAATTTCTGAGTCAGAAATAGCTAAAAATAAAGTTATGATTGAATTCTGAAATAAATTTTTGGAAGAGTTTGCTCAAGCAGAAGAAAAAATTGAACCATATGAATTTAAACTTCACGAAATTGATGAACCTTGCCCTAATGATGGTGGTAAATTATTAGTAAGAAATAATAAAAAAGGACAACAATTTGTAGCTTGTGGAAACTTTCCAAAGTGTAAATTCACAAGAAGTTTAACTGAAGAAGAAATTAAATTTTTAAATCCTTCAATTGAAAGTGAAGAAGAATAA
- the rpsR gene encoding 30S ribosomal protein S18 gives MAYTKRKKAFQGRKRVCEFCENKIFYVDYKNVELLKKFISATGQIKGKSTTGVCAKHQRKVATAIKRARFVALMPYTIVRARINK, from the coding sequence ATGGCTTACACAAAACGTAAAAAAGCTTTCCAAGGAAGAAAAAGAGTTTGTGAATTTTGTGAAAACAAAATTTTCTATGTAGATTACAAAAATGTTGAACTTCTTAAAAAATTCATTTCTGCTACAGGACAAATTAAAGGTAAATCAACAACAGGTGTTTGTGCTAAACACCAAAGAAAAGTTGCTACCGCAATTAAAAGAGCAAGATTTGTTGCATTAATGCCTTACACAATCGTTAGAGCAAGAATTAACAAATAA
- a CDS encoding 23S rRNA (pseudouridine(1915)-N(3))-methyltransferase RlmH, giving the protein MKLNLIAVGSLSKEFKVLFDDYAKKINFFAKLNVIEIKEQKIENINLKIEKETQMILEKIPKNSKVYYLSLRGKQLNSEEFKELYVDEDNITFVIGGSNGVNEEYFSNKINFSKMTFPHQLFRVMLVEQIYRGFTIKNNITYHK; this is encoded by the coding sequence ATGAAGCTTAATTTAATTGCTGTTGGATCATTAAGTAAAGAATTTAAAGTTTTGTTCGATGATTATGCTAAAAAAATTAATTTTTTTGCTAAATTAAATGTAATTGAGATCAAGGAACAAAAAATCGAAAATATTAATTTAAAAATCGAAAAAGAAACTCAAATGATTTTAGAAAAAATCCCTAAAAACTCGAAAGTCTACTATTTATCTCTACGTGGAAAACAACTAAATTCAGAAGAATTTAAAGAGCTTTATGTAGATGAAGATAATATAACATTTGTAATTGGTGGTTCAAACGGAGTGAATGAAGAATATTTTTCAAATAAAATTAATTTTTCGAAAATGACTTTTCCGCATCAATTATTTAGAGTTATGCTAGTTGAGCAAATATATCGTGGTTTTACAATCAAAAATAACATCACTTATCATAAATAA
- the era gene encoding GTPase Era produces the protein MKICFASILGRPNVGKSSLLNAIVGYNVAIVTDTAQTTRDQITGIYTDQNYQIIFTDTPGIHKPLNKLGEALNKNAYDSIKNIDVLLFLTPADEKLGKGDEMILERIQGFDNKIAVISKVSKIKKNLNLLTEKIDDLQKYNFKHIVSTDIENYNSIEELIKLLKTFAYEGEKQYDEDYVTDKSMRFIAKEIIREAAINRLHQELPHSIAVEVVEFNEEDDHLEINAIIYVKKDSQKGMVIGKNAQMIKNIGIAARKKIAYQFDIPTTLNLKVKVANKWIDDDKTLTRFGYK, from the coding sequence ATGAAAATTTGTTTCGCAAGTATTTTAGGAAGACCAAACGTTGGTAAAAGTTCATTACTAAATGCTATAGTAGGTTATAATGTTGCAATTGTCACAGATACTGCACAAACAACTCGTGATCAAATAACCGGGATATATACAGATCAAAATTATCAAATTATTTTTACAGACACTCCAGGAATTCATAAACCACTTAATAAGTTAGGAGAAGCACTTAATAAAAATGCTTATGACTCAATTAAAAATATTGATGTTTTACTTTTTTTAACACCAGCAGATGAAAAACTTGGTAAAGGTGATGAAATGATTCTTGAAAGAATCCAAGGTTTTGATAATAAAATTGCTGTTATTTCGAAAGTAAGTAAAATTAAAAAGAATTTAAACTTATTAACTGAAAAAATAGATGATTTACAAAAATATAACTTTAAACACATTGTTTCAACAGATATTGAAAATTACAATTCAATCGAAGAACTTATTAAATTGTTAAAAACTTTTGCTTACGAAGGTGAAAAACAATATGATGAAGATTATGTAACAGATAAATCAATGCGTTTCATAGCAAAAGAAATAATTAGAGAAGCAGCTATTAACCGTCTACATCAAGAATTGCCGCATTCAATTGCTGTTGAAGTGGTTGAATTTAACGAAGAAGATGACCATTTAGAAATAAATGCGATCATTTATGTTAAAAAAGATTCTCAAAAAGGGATGGTAATTGGCAAAAATGCTCAAATGATTAAAAACATCGGTATTGCTGCTCGTAAAAAAATTGCTTATCAATTTGATATACCTACAACTTTAAATTTAAAAGTTAAAGTAGCAAACAAATGAATTGATGATGATAAAACATTAACTAGATTCGGATATAAATAG
- the cdd gene encoding cytidine deaminase: MTKVEKLRDLLKYSYSPYSHFPVAAILVDNEGKEFYGVNVENAAYPSGLCAERSAMFGSVAYGGKVGSFKEIHIISGKNEIISPCAGCRQVMTEFLPLDAKVYQYSNDGKQIRINTVEELVPFSIRMEEIKI, encoded by the coding sequence ATGACAAAAGTAGAAAAATTAAGAGACCTTTTAAAATATTCATATTCACCTTATTCTCATTTTCCTGTAGCTGCTATTTTAGTTGACAACGAAGGAAAAGAATTTTATGGTGTAAACGTTGAAAATGCAGCATATCCATCAGGTCTTTGTGCTGAAAGAAGCGCAATGTTCGGTTCAGTAGCTTACGGTGGAAAAGTAGGTAGTTTTAAAGAAATTCACATAATTAGTGGTAAAAACGAAATTATTAGTCCTTGTGCAGGTTGCAGACAAGTTATGACTGAATTTTTACCATTAGATGCTAAAGTTTATCAATATAGCAACGACGGTAAACAAATCCGTATTAATACAGTGGAAGAACTTGTTCCTTTTTCAATTAGAATGGAAGAAATTAAAATTTAA
- the mnmG gene encoding tRNA uridine-5-carboxymethylaminomethyl(34) synthesis enzyme MnmG, producing the protein MNKKELNFEAIVVGGGHAGVEAAFALGNKNHKVALISLDLNKLAMMPCNPSIGGPAKGIITREIDALGGVQGYYGDLAMIQIKVLNESKGPAVRALRAQIDKEKYSKLILEDLEKHSNITLIEGIVTNILTNENNEFKAVVLEDGTVINANVLVITTGTYMNSRILRGDTVTISGPDNQKTTPKISQSLINLGFELQRLKTGTPARVYADSIDFSQVEKEELQDCSLSFSNRSGVKISDQVSCYLTYTNEETHKIIEENIDKSAMYSGLIEGIGPRYCPSIEDKVMRFRDKNRHQVFFEPETVEGDIIYVNGMSTSMPIEVQDKMLRTIPGLQNCRIQKWGYAIEYDALNPLQISPSLESKVVKNIFTAGQINGTSGYEEAAAQGLIAGINAALKLENQEPLILKRHDAYIGVLIDDLVTKGTKEPYRMLTSRAEYRLLLRNDNPDLRLAKYGYEVGLISEADYAKVVAKYQLIEEKIEELSKTFLSSKSELAQKYGIENGVSLLKVVARPDVQAVDVLGDFPFKNELTIMVRLDGYIKKQETQAQKMMRLEDFKIPSDIDYDEVLNIATEAKQKLKQIDPKTIGQASRISGINPADIQMLMFHIETRRNKK; encoded by the coding sequence ATGAATAAAAAAGAGTTAAATTTTGAAGCAATTGTTGTCGGTGGTGGTCACGCTGGTGTTGAAGCTGCTTTTGCATTAGGGAACAAAAATCATAAAGTAGCTTTAATTAGTTTAGACTTAAATAAATTAGCTATGATGCCTTGCAACCCCTCGATTGGTGGTCCTGCAAAAGGTATTATTACACGTGAAATTGACGCTTTAGGTGGTGTTCAAGGTTACTATGGTGATTTAGCAATGATCCAAATAAAAGTGCTTAACGAGTCTAAAGGTCCAGCTGTAAGAGCTTTAAGAGCGCAAATTGACAAAGAAAAATATTCAAAATTAATATTAGAAGATCTTGAAAAACATTCAAATATAACACTAATTGAAGGAATTGTTACCAATATTCTAACAAACGAAAATAATGAGTTTAAAGCAGTTGTTTTAGAAGATGGCACAGTAATTAATGCTAATGTTCTTGTTATTACAACTGGAACATATATGAACTCAAGAATTCTCCGTGGTGATACCGTTACAATTAGTGGTCCTGATAATCAAAAAACTACTCCTAAAATTAGTCAATCACTAATTAATTTAGGATTTGAGTTACAAAGATTAAAAACAGGAACTCCTGCTCGTGTATATGCTGATTCAATCGATTTTTCACAAGTAGAAAAAGAAGAACTTCAAGACTGCTCTCTTTCATTTTCAAATCGTTCAGGTGTTAAAATAAGTGATCAAGTTTCTTGTTATTTAACTTATACTAATGAAGAAACTCACAAGATTATTGAAGAAAACATCGATAAATCTGCAATGTACTCTGGTTTAATAGAGGGTATCGGTCCTCGTTACTGCCCAAGCATTGAGGATAAAGTAATGCGTTTTAGAGACAAAAATAGACACCAAGTCTTTTTTGAGCCCGAAACAGTTGAAGGAGATATTATTTACGTTAACGGAATGTCTACTTCGATGCCAATTGAAGTTCAGGATAAAATGTTAAGAACTATTCCGGGGCTACAAAATTGTAGAATTCAAAAATGAGGGTATGCAATCGAATATGATGCTCTTAACCCGCTTCAAATTTCACCTTCTTTAGAATCTAAAGTGGTTAAAAACATTTTTACAGCCGGTCAAATTAATGGAACTAGCGGATACGAAGAAGCTGCTGCCCAAGGGTTAATTGCTGGAATTAATGCTGCCTTGAAATTAGAAAATCAAGAACCGCTAATTTTAAAAAGACATGACGCATATATAGGTGTTTTAATTGATGATTTAGTTACAAAAGGAACAAAAGAACCTTATAGAATGCTAACTTCACGTGCTGAATATCGTTTATTATTAAGAAACGATAATCCTGATTTAAGACTTGCTAAATATGGTTATGAAGTTGGTTTAATTAGCGAAGCAGATTATGCTAAAGTTGTTGCTAAATATCAACTTATAGAAGAAAAAATCGAAGAACTTTCAAAGACTTTCTTATCATCAAAAAGCGAACTTGCTCAAAAATACGGGATTGAAAATGGAGTTAGTTTATTAAAAGTTGTAGCTCGTCCTGACGTTCAAGCTGTTGATGTACTTGGTGATTTTCCATTTAAAAACGAACTAACCATTATGGTTAGACTAGATGGTTACATCAAAAAACAAGAAACTCAAGCACAAAAAATGATGCGTTTAGAAGATTTCAAAATACCTAGTGATATTGATTACGACGAAGTTTTAAATATTGCTACAGAAGCAAAACAAAAATTAAAACAAATTGATCCAAAAACAATCGGTCAAGCATCAAGAATTAGCGGAATCAACCCAGCTGATATCCAAATGCTTATGTTTCACATCGAAACAAGAAGAAATAAAAAATAA